ACGCCATCGAGCTTACGTCACGGTGCTGAAGTGAGTCAGCAGATTGAATTAATGATGGCCTTTCGTCCCCCTTACAATTGGCAGGCGATGTGCGAATTTTTGGCGCATCGTTTGGTAACGCCTCTGGAGTGGTTAGATGACACATCTTACGGACGTAATTTTAGATTGGGCGATTATCAAGGTTGCTTTACTGCGCATTATGAGGAGTCTCAGAACCGCTTCAGAGTAACGATTGAGATCAGCGATCTTAAAGGGTTACCTTTGGTGGTGAATAATATCCGCCGGGTATTGGATTTAGATGCGGACTCCGCGTTTATCAACACGCATTTACAGCAACATTGTAGTGACATTACGCTTCAGGACGGGCTGAGATTACCCGGGATCTGGACTCCTTTCGAAGCGGGAATACGCGCTGTTTTAGGGCAGCAAATTAGTGTTACGGCTGCCAGAAACCTAATGATCCAGTTAGTTGAACAGCTGGGAGAAAAGCAGAAAAATGGCACGTATCAATTTCCCTCAGCAAACGTTATTGCGTCATCTGACCTGTCATTTTTTAAAATGCCTGAACGCCGTAAGCAGGCAATAATAGCCTTGGCGCAGCATCATGTGGACGATCCAGAATGCACACCAGAATCCTGGCTGGCAATTAAAGGAATAGGTCCCTGGACTGTGGACTATGCAAGCATGCGGGGGCTGAGTGCGCCGGATATTTATTTGGGCGGGGATCTCGGAGTGCAAAAAGCCATCGATAAGGTCGGGCAGATAGATGAGCCTGGCTGTGCCCCATTTAGAAGCTATCTGACTTTTCAGCTATGGCAGCAAATAAAATAATACCAATTTCACTTAATACATGTTCTATTTGAAGGAGCAAATATGACGCTAACTGCGTTAAAAATTTCTCATTTAGAATAACTAAATAGCGAAATTTTTGCCTGGTTATCGACCCTATTTTCTCGCCTCAAAATAAAACACTTAATTAAGTAAATTGGTATAACGACACGTTTGTTCAGGGAGTAATTTATGACTATTCAAACCTATCTGGCCAGTCCGGTTGGCGATATTACTTTACAGGCAACTGATAAGGGGCTGAGTTATGTTGGCTTCGCGCCTAAATCTGTGTACTCAGAGGGGACCAATGAGCATCTTAAACGCGCCTGCACTCAGTTAACCGAGTATTTTGTAGGGCAACGGAGTGAGTTTGATGTTGCTCTGGACACCCAGGGCACGCCTTTTCAACAAGCGGTGTGGCAACTGCTGCGACAAATCCCTTATGGCGAAACAAATACCTATGGTTGGATGGCAAACAGGCTGGACAATCCAAAAGCGGTCCGCGCTGTTGGGGCAGCCAATGGTAAAAACCCAATCAGCATTATCGTTCCGTGTCATCGCATTATTGGTGCAAACGGCAAGTTGACCGGATATGCTGGCGGATTGGAACGTAAATCCTGGCTTTTAGCCCACGAAGGGATAAAAATTACCCAGTAATGTAGACTGTTCATAGCCAAGCTTTAAGGTGAGTTATATACTAAGAGAAAGCCCGACCTAAAGTCCTGTTTTAATGCGATTGACTGTAATGTCGTTGATATTTTTGTTTGTTTGCTGCCAGGCCGCTGCGAAAGTATCCATCAGACTGTGTTACGAAGATAAACATATTCCGCCATTTTTTCTGGGTAACGGGTTTGACGTGCCGCAGGAAAACCCGGGCGCAACCATTGAGATACTCAGACACCTTGAAACCCAAGTGGATGGCGTACAGTTTCAGTTTGTACGCAAGCCCTGGCAACGATGTTTGTACGAGATAAAACGTAATCGCGTTGATGCTGTGATTGCCAGTTACCGACAAGCGCGGCAAGCCTTTTTGTCCTATCCACTTAATGAGGACGGCTCCCCCGACACACTGAGCTCTATCAGCCGACTCGGTACTTGTCTGGTCGGCATGACACAACTAAAAACCGCCATTCACGAACGTAGTTACCCCATCAATCTGGCTGTGCCAAGAGGGTATTCAGTTGCTGACGCTGTCGGTAGCGATAAATACACTATCCTGAACACAGATTCACAAAGCGATGCGTTTGAATTAGTACTCAAGGGCAAGGTACATGGCACATTTGGCTTGTGTCAGGTCGATGGTAAAGCGGTCGAAGCCTTTCCTTATCGAAAGCAGCTAGCTGCGGTTTATCCGCCGCTCGATATTAGCTTTGGTTATCTGACGTTTTCGAAGCAATTTAAAGCGCTGCATGCGCCAACAGCGCAAGCGTTATGGTCTACGTTGAGTACCTCTGAACTGCACCATATCTACATTGCTTACATTAATCGCCAAAGCTATCCAGGTGATACGCAGGACAGCAGTCGAACCCCCACAAAAGTACCATGGCAGGTATTTGACTAGGCTGGCTTAATTGTCAGAGTTTGGGTAGACTATCGCGAATTTTTTAGCGGCAGATACGAGCATATGGCGCAACTCTATTTTTATTATTCGGCGATGAACGCCGGAAAATCCACCACATTATTGCAATCTGCATTTAATTATCGTGAGCGGGGTATGAATCCGTTTATCCTGACTGCCGCACTCGATGACCGTGCTGGCGTTGGCAAGGTTGCCTCTCGTATCGGGCTTGAAGCAGATGCACATACTTACGAGCCAGCAACGGATCTGTTGCACCTAATCAATCAGTCGCATGATAAGCAAGCGCTGGATTGTATTTTGGTCGACGAGAGCCAGTTTTTGAATAAACAGCAAGTCTCTCAGTTAACCGATGTGGTTGATTTACTGGGGATCCCGGTCTTGTGCTACGGGCTCAGAACCGATTTCCGTGGAGAGCTGTTCGAAGGTGCCCAGTATTTGCTGGCCTGGGCAGACAAACTGATCGAACTGAAAACGGTCTGCCATTGTGGTCGCAAGGCGAACCACGTTCTGCGACTGGATGCGGCTGGAAATGCAATTGCTGATGGTGCCCAGGTTGAGATTGGCGGAAATGACCGTTATGTGTCGGTCTGTAGAAAGCACTATAAGGCTGAGCTCAATAGACTTTGAGCTCACACTTAGTTAAAAACACCAGGCGATAAAGCGGCTGACTTTTTGACCCTGTTGCATATCAATGACTTTTACTTCACTTGCTTTGACCGCTTGCAGGGCTTTTTTCAAGGCCGGCAGATTGTCTTTTTTCGATACGAGTGAAGTGAACCAGCCAACCTGATCTGCAAAATCCTGACTTTCGTGGATCATGGACTTAATGAACGTCAGTTCACCGCCCGGACACCATAGCTCTGGTGCATGGCCACCAAAATTCAGTTGCCCGGGTTTTTGAGATTTGCCCAGATTACGCCATTTTCGCGCTGTTCCTGCTTGGGCTGCCTGCTCACTTTCATGGAAGGGCGGATTGCACATCGTCAGATGGTAGGTTTCTTTCGCGTTAATGATCCCGTGAAAAATGGCCTGCTGATCTTTTTGCTGCTTTATTTTAATCCCCAGTCCATTCGCTTTCGCGATGGTTTGTGCCACCGAAACGGCCATAGGGTTGATGTCAGAGCCGGTAAACTGCCAGCCATATTCAGCCTGACCAATCAGCGGGTAAATCAGGTTCGCACCAGTACCAATATCGAGACAGCGGATCTGCTTCCCTGTTGGGATTTCGCCCTGATTGTCATCGGCCAGTAGATCTGCCAGCGCATGAATATAATCAGCCCGGCCTGGGACGGGCGGGCACAAAAAAGGTTCTGGCAGTTGCCAGAGTTTGACCCCATAGTCGCTGGCAAGCAGTGCCTGATTCAATGCAACCACTGCAATGCGATCGCTAAAGTCTATGGTGTTGTCACCATGCGGGTTGTTGCGCAGGTGTTGCGTGAGTGCCGGATTGACCTGGCAAAGACGGGCGAAGTCATAGCCCTGTTGGTGTTTATTTCTGGGGTGCATTAAATAATTGTTTTCTTACTTTATTGATACACCATTATATCGAAATTATGTGTTTTGCGCTGCCTCTTTCCCTGCAAAGACCGAATGAGCCCGCTTGCGATGTTAAAATGCCGTTGGTACGATGAGTTTAAAAAATGACGTAAAAATCTGACATGATCATACAAAACTCGCTTTATGTGCCAGTTGGGGAAGGGTATCAGCTGCATCTTCGCCATATTTATCAGCAACAGAAAATGGGCCCTGCAGTGCTGCTTATCCATGGTGCAGTTGAAAATGGTAAAATCTTTTATACTCAGAGCAATAAAGGCCTTGCCCCCTTTCTGGCCGAACAGGGCTATCAGTGTTTTGTGGCGGATTTACGAGGCAGAGGGGGAAGTAAACCTGCCATCAGCAAAGGGGATAAACACGGTCAGACGGAATCAATTGTTGAAGATATTCCCGCAATTCTGGCGCACATCACGGCAATGACCGGTAAACGGCCTCAGTTCTGGGTAGCGCATTCCTGGGGTGGGGTGTTATTGAATAGTGTTCTGGCCAGGTTTCCTGAAGAGATTGAACATATCAATGCGTGTGTTTACTTTGGCACAAAAAGGAGCCTCTATAATCGACACCCGGAAAAGCTGCTAAAGGCCAATCTGATCTGGTATACGCTCGCATTCTGGCAGGTGAGGAAGCATGGCTACCTGCCTGCTCGTCAGCTTAAATGGGGCTCTGATAATGAAACGCGTAAATCTCATGCACAGAGTGTGCAGTGGGCGAAACGCCGACCCTGGGTAGACAGCGACGACGGCTTTGATTACGCTGCGGCATTAAAAAACAAGGCACTGCCACCGACTTTACATATCGCGGGGGTCAAAGACAAAGCACTGGCACAGCCGGTAGACATCAGGCAGTTTATGGCTGAGTCGGGCACAGGCATTATGGAAATAACTGTATATGGCCGGCGCTATGGTCATCAGCATGATTACGATCATATCAATATGCTAACGCACAGCGCCGCGCGCCACGACCAGTTCTCCGATCTACTGGCCTGGTTCGAACGTTACGGACAGACCTGATTAGTGCGGGTCGGGCAGAGCCAGTTCTTTCTTCATCTGTGCCTCGAACTTTTTCCAGTTCACCAGGGGCGCCGTATTCAGCGGCTTGCGCACCTGAGCTTTACTCAGTGTTGACACGACCTTGTGGCTTTTATAGAACTCCATGCATTCAGGCTCGTACTTTTGATACATAAAGTTAAGTGCTTTGCGGATCTCCCGCTCTGGTTCCTCAAGCAGCTTTTCGTAGCTCATAGTGTGGATGTTGCGTGGGAGCATCGTCTTAAAGTGCGTCATCACGTCATCGGTCAAATCGCTGTATAACTGATACTCTTGTAAAGAGCAGAAGTAAGGCTCATCTTCTGCAAAATGATTGCTATACACTGACCAGGCATTTGGCATAAAGTCCCGGGTCATGTGGATAAAGCGGGCATCCGGGAACATTTTGTAGATCAGGCCAATATTCTGGAAATTGGCAGGCAATTTGTTGATCACGGCTTCTTCTGCTACTCGATGGCGTTTTATTTCATCGACGTATAAATTACGGCAATGGTCGAGCATCGAGGTACTCAGTGTTTTGGTGCAATCCGGAAAGGGCGCTTCGTTGCGCATGCTCAGGTAAGGCACAATATCGTCACTAATGACCGTACTTTCACCCATAGAGCCTACCTGAGAGTGCTGGATCAGCATCTGCTCCAGCAAAGTGGAGCCCGTGCGAGGTAGGCCAACAATAAAGACGGGGGTAAACGTGGCCCTGACTTTATCTGGCGGTCTTGAAAAAAAAGCCTCATCAAAACTGCTTTTTAAATACTCAAAAAAGGGCTGCATGGCTGAGGTGTGAAAGTCACAGAGTGCATGCTGGGCCGCATTGGCTTGCTGGTAATGTGCAAAAGCCGCATCAATGTCTGTCAGCTTTTCATAAGCATGTGCTTTAGCGTAATGAATCACAATGTGTATTCTGGGGTTATCCAGGTCTGCATCGAGTGTATCGAGCAGTGCTAAATACTCGGTTAGTTTTTCGCCTTCTGTGAGTTTGATTAACTCGTGGAGCATAAAAACCGTAATGGCGGAATGAGGGCAAGATAGGCCAGCATCAAACACATTTCGTGCATTGTCGATAAATCCATAGTCGAGATAAAACTGCCCTAAATGATAGTGAGCCTGGGCATTATGCCTGGCAACACTCAGGGTGTATTCGAGTACTGTTTTTGCATCAACGGGTGAGCCAACCGCGACAAACGCATCAGCCAGTGCATAGAGCGGGTCGAGCATTTTAGGCAAGTGTTCGCAGGCGCGTTTCAGATAGTAGATGGCGTTATCGTATTGTTCGAGCCGCATACAGATCCTGCCAAGACCAAACAGGGCCTTGCCGTTTTTTGGATTCTGTTTAAGCACTTGTTTGAACATAAATTCGGCTTCGCGAAGCCGGTTTTCTTCGAGTAATTCAGAGGCTCTTTCTAGCAGTAACATGTGGTTATAAATAGTTTTTTATACATGATAGAAATAAAAAGGGGAAATAGCTATAGCTACTTCCCCCTTTGTTTCTGGGTTACAGTAAGTCGTTAAAAGGTGTATGTTGCTTTTACGTAGTAGAAGCCACCGTTGATGCCAAATGGAGACGTTTCGTAGTAGATACCGCCCCAAGTGTTTGACGGCGTAAGCTCTGTGTTGCCATCTTCCAGGAAGTCGACCACTTTCTCAGCATCCTGGTCGAAGATGTTGTTAGCACCGACCGTCAGGCTGATATTTTCAGTTGCAAAGTAAGTTAACTCGGCATCGAATGTGAATGTTGGGTCAGCCATGATAGCGGTAGCATCATAGTCGACGTGTACACCCTGATATTCGCCATAGTAGTTGTAGCGCAGGAAGCCTGAGAATTCTTCCCATTGTTGCGTCCAGGTATAGGTTGCTCGGTGCTGTGGCAAGTCTTTCTCAAGACGGGCTACCTTGAAATCACCTGTGATGACAGAAAACTCGTCAACTTCAGTTTCATTCCAGTTATACGCAGCACTGAAAGTGGCAAAGCCGCCTAGCAGGTCCATAGAGTAGTTAGCAACAACGTCAACACCCTGAGTTGTGGTATCGAAGTCATTGGTAAAGAAGGATACCTGCGCAATGCTGTCGACGTTAGGTACACCATCTGCTTTCAAAGCTTCTTTTTGTGCCTGGGTCAAATCAATCTTATTCGATTGACTCAGACGGTCCTCTACCTGAATGTTGTAGTAGTCAATCGTCAGGAACCAGTCACCTGATTGATAAACACCACCGAATGTGTAACTTTGCGA
The window above is part of the Pseudoalteromonas rubra genome. Proteins encoded here:
- a CDS encoding AlkA N-terminal domain-containing protein — protein: MFSSEVCARARQSRDPRFDGLFYVAVKSTGIYCRPICPAPAAKEHNVQYYQHAHCAAQAGFRPCIRCRPDSAPGSYAWLGTQTTAVRAKRLIDGGFLGSASVTQLADKLGITTRYLTKLFQQYYGIAPKKYALFKQCDLAKQLLQQTALPVTQVAYACGFNSQRRFNDAFSRLYQITPSSLRHGAEVSQQIELMMAFRPPYNWQAMCEFLAHRLVTPLEWLDDTSYGRNFRLGDYQGCFTAHYEESQNRFRVTIEISDLKGLPLVVNNIRRVLDLDADSAFINTHLQQHCSDITLQDGLRLPGIWTPFEAGIRAVLGQQISVTAARNLMIQLVEQLGEKQKNGTYQFPSANVIASSDLSFFKMPERRKQAIIALAQHHVDDPECTPESWLAIKGIGPWTVDYASMRGLSAPDIYLGGDLGVQKAIDKVGQIDEPGCAPFRSYLTFQLWQQIK
- a CDS encoding methylated-DNA--[protein]-cysteine S-methyltransferase — protein: MTIQTYLASPVGDITLQATDKGLSYVGFAPKSVYSEGTNEHLKRACTQLTEYFVGQRSEFDVALDTQGTPFQQAVWQLLRQIPYGETNTYGWMANRLDNPKAVRAVGAANGKNPISIIVPCHRIIGANGKLTGYAGGLERKSWLLAHEGIKITQ
- a CDS encoding thymidine kinase: MAQLYFYYSAMNAGKSTTLLQSAFNYRERGMNPFILTAALDDRAGVGKVASRIGLEADAHTYEPATDLLHLINQSHDKQALDCILVDESQFLNKQQVSQLTDVVDLLGIPVLCYGLRTDFRGELFEGAQYLLAWADKLIELKTVCHCGRKANHVLRLDAAGNAIADGAQVEIGGNDRYVSVCRKHYKAELNRL
- the rlmF gene encoding 23S rRNA (adenine(1618)-N(6))-methyltransferase RlmF — its product is MHPRNKHQQGYDFARLCQVNPALTQHLRNNPHGDNTIDFSDRIAVVALNQALLASDYGVKLWQLPEPFLCPPVPGRADYIHALADLLADDNQGEIPTGKQIRCLDIGTGANLIYPLIGQAEYGWQFTGSDINPMAVSVAQTIAKANGLGIKIKQQKDQQAIFHGIINAKETYHLTMCNPPFHESEQAAQAGTARKWRNLGKSQKPGQLNFGGHAPELWCPGGELTFIKSMIHESQDFADQVGWFTSLVSKKDNLPALKKALQAVKASEVKVIDMQQGQKVSRFIAWCF
- a CDS encoding alpha/beta fold hydrolase, yielding MIIQNSLYVPVGEGYQLHLRHIYQQQKMGPAVLLIHGAVENGKIFYTQSNKGLAPFLAEQGYQCFVADLRGRGGSKPAISKGDKHGQTESIVEDIPAILAHITAMTGKRPQFWVAHSWGGVLLNSVLARFPEEIEHINACVYFGTKRSLYNRHPEKLLKANLIWYTLAFWQVRKHGYLPARQLKWGSDNETRKSHAQSVQWAKRRPWVDSDDGFDYAAALKNKALPPTLHIAGVKDKALAQPVDIRQFMAESGTGIMEITVYGRRYGHQHDYDHINMLTHSAARHDQFSDLLAWFERYGQT
- a CDS encoding tetratricopeptide repeat-containing sulfotransferase family protein, producing MLLLERASELLEENRLREAEFMFKQVLKQNPKNGKALFGLGRICMRLEQYDNAIYYLKRACEHLPKMLDPLYALADAFVAVGSPVDAKTVLEYTLSVARHNAQAHYHLGQFYLDYGFIDNARNVFDAGLSCPHSAITVFMLHELIKLTEGEKLTEYLALLDTLDADLDNPRIHIVIHYAKAHAYEKLTDIDAAFAHYQQANAAQHALCDFHTSAMQPFFEYLKSSFDEAFFSRPPDKVRATFTPVFIVGLPRTGSTLLEQMLIQHSQVGSMGESTVISDDIVPYLSMRNEAPFPDCTKTLSTSMLDHCRNLYVDEIKRHRVAEEAVINKLPANFQNIGLIYKMFPDARFIHMTRDFMPNAWSVYSNHFAEDEPYFCSLQEYQLYSDLTDDVMTHFKTMLPRNIHTMSYEKLLEEPEREIRKALNFMYQKYEPECMEFYKSHKVVSTLSKAQVRKPLNTAPLVNWKKFEAQMKKELALPDPH